GGCTCAGCCAGAGGATCAGCAATCCACTGCCGGCCCAGACAGCGGCAGCGGTCTGCCACGGCAGCACGAACAGCACCGCAAGGTTGATGAAGGCCAGCCCCAGCAGCAGGACCACGCTCAACCCCAGCATCAGCCGGCGGTCATCGCGCACCAGAGAGTCGCGGGCGGCGATCAGCATCCCGGCGATCAGCGCCAGACCGATCAACGAGGCGGCCACCAGGCCGCGCCAACCGGAACCCAGTACGCCACCGCCTGCCTCGGCCCCCCGCAGGTGCAGGAGGAAGATCGCCCCACCCAGCAGTTGCACCGCAAAGGCGCAGGCCAGGAAGGTGCGCGAACGCAGGCGCAGGCCGGCGAACAACGTGGCCAGCCCCGCAACGGCCCAGACCATCGCGGTACCGTCGGCCCCCAGGCACAGCGGCGCGATCAGGTAGAGGAAGGCCAGCCCGAGAGTCGCCAGCGCCGGACGTACGTTCGGTTCCCAGTGGCGCAACGTCTGCGGATCGGCATTGCGCAGGTTCCAGAAGCTGAACAGCAGCGCCACGCCGAGCATCAGCGCGCCCAGCGGCGCGCCTTCCAGCAGGTGCAGCGACAGCGGGTCGGAACGCAGGTCGGCGAGGAACGCCAGCGCCGCACCGGCCTGCAGCAACAGCGCGAAGATGCGCGCCAGCGGCCGCTGCTGGCGCAGGCCCAGCCAGTAGATGCCGGCGCCTTCCACGGCCCAGGCGGCGGAGGTCCAGCGTGCGTCCAGGCCCAGCGGGATCGCCAGGGTGCCGAACACCACGCCCAGCGCCAGGCAGGTCTCTACCAGCAACAGCACGCGACCGGTGGTGCGCCCGGCCAGCAAACGCGCGAGAACCATGTAGAACAGCCCCAGCGCCAGCGCACTGAACGCCGCGCCGAACTCCAGGTGCTGGATGATCCCGTACTGCAGGCCGAAGCCCACCAGCGGCGTGCCGAACAGCACGGTGCCATCGACATAGTCGGTCTGTCGCGCCGACCAGCGCAGCAGCGCTTCGCGGGTGTCGTCCTGCGGCGCGCCGGCAGCCTCGCGCAGGCGGCGGCGGGCGAACAGCAGGCCGATGGCGACGTAGGTGAGGAAGAACAGGACCAGGAACGGCTCGGTCGTGGCGAACAGGTCAGGCCGGTACGCACGCAGCCCCCAGGCCAGGCCGATGCCGAAGGTGCCGAAGAAACCGATCAGGTTGAGCATCCGCCAGGCCTTGAACCAGGCGATGGCGAAGATACCGGCGTTGAGCAACGCAAAGTAGCTGAACAGCGCGACGTGGTTGCCGCCGCCGGTGGACGCCAGGATCGGCGCGGCGAAGCCACCCAGCGCGGCGGCTGCGGCGAGGCCCAGAGCGTCCTGGAGGATCGCCAGGATCGCCGAGAACAGGGTGACCGCCACCAGCAGCGCGAAGCCGGCCTGCGGATCGATCAGCACCTCGCCGTGGTTCATCGCCGGGTACAACTTGATGCCGGCGAACACCGTCAGGTAGAGCACGGCAATGCCGGTACCCTGCAGGACCAGCGCATAGGCCGGGCGTCGATGACGCAGCCACCAGCCCAGGCCCAGCAACGCCAGCGCGGCGGCGGCAGTGCCGATGTAGGGCCCTTGCGGCGGCAGGGTCATGCCTTCGGTGGCGTAACGCAGCAGGAAGGCCAGGCCGAGGAACAGCAGCACCACGCCGACGCGCAGCACGGTGTTGCCGCCCAGGAGCCAGTCGCGGGCGGCGCCGAGGGCGCGGTCGAGCAGCGGCGGGACAGGGGGGGGTGGCGGCACCGGAGGCGCGGCGGGAGGGACTTCCGATTGTGCTGCCGCCTCTTCGACGCGGGCCTGGGCAGTGGGCTTCTCCAGCGGCTCCAGGACCAGGTCCGACCACTCGATGGGTGCATCCATCCGCGCGGCAGCGGCCGGAGCCGGCGCCAGCTCGTCGGCGGGCAGTTCGATGCTCCAGTCCAGTTCGGTGGCAACGGGCTCGCCGACCGGCGCCTCGACCTCGGGCTCGGCCGGCGCAACCGGCACTTCCGGCGCGACGTACTCGCCGCCGGTCGGCGGCGCCTGCTCGGCGGCGCGGCGCTCTACCTGCAACAACCGTTCATAGAGAGCTTGGGTGCCGTGATCGAAGCGTTCGCCGAAGACCTTCAGCTCACCGCGAAGGCTGGCGTTCTCCCGCTTCAGGCCCTGCAACGCGAAGGCCTGCCCCAGCGCCAAGCCGAACACCGCGCCCAGCACCGCCCCAGTGACCGACTCGCCCGCGGCGGTGCCGATGACCAGGCCGACCAGCATGAAAATCCATTGCATGTGTTCGAATCCTTGAAGTTCTGTGCGAATCCATCCCAAGCCGGACGGCAACGTCCGGAAAGCTGAGTATATCGGCCCGGACTCCCTGGCCTGCGTCCACGAACTCACAGCTTCACGACATCAGACGTCGCGACACCGCCTTGCGGCCACGCGAAGGGGAACTCCTCCCGGCGGGAAACGACTGTTCGCAGGAGCTAGCCTGCTCGCGAACCGCGTGGCGCCGGCGCTGCAGGGCAATCCGTTCGCGAGCAAGCTCGCGCCTACAGGGTGCCAGTTGTTGGCGGCAGGGCACAAAAAAGCCGGGCATAAGCCCGGCTTTTTCTCACTTCTGGTCGAATCAGACCTTGGCGCGCTCGTAGCGCTTGCGGTCGTTCTCGTTCAGCAGCTTCTTGCGCAGACGGATCGACTTCGGCGTCACTTCCACCAGCTCGTCATCGGCGATGAATTCCAGCGCCTGCTCCAGGGTGAAGCGGATCGGCGGAACCAGGGCGATGACTTCGTCCTTGCCCGAAGCGCGCATGTTATCGAGCTTCTTGCCTTTGGTGGGGTTGATCACCAGGTCGTTGTCGCGGCTGTTGATGCCGGCCAGCTGGCCTTCGTAGATCTCGTCGCCTGGGCCG
This Pseudomonas sp. ATCC 13867 DNA region includes the following protein-coding sequences:
- a CDS encoding DUF2339 domain-containing protein, with product MQWIFMLVGLVIGTAAGESVTGAVLGAVFGLALGQAFALQGLKRENASLRGELKVFGERFDHGTQALYERLLQVERRAAEQAPPTGGEYVAPEVPVAPAEPEVEAPVGEPVATELDWSIELPADELAPAPAAAARMDAPIEWSDLVLEPLEKPTAQARVEEAAAQSEVPPAAPPVPPPPPVPPLLDRALGAARDWLLGGNTVLRVGVVLLFLGLAFLLRYATEGMTLPPQGPYIGTAAAALALLGLGWWLRHRRPAYALVLQGTGIAVLYLTVFAGIKLYPAMNHGEVLIDPQAGFALLVAVTLFSAILAILQDALGLAAAAALGGFAAPILASTGGGNHVALFSYFALLNAGIFAIAWFKAWRMLNLIGFFGTFGIGLAWGLRAYRPDLFATTEPFLVLFFLTYVAIGLLFARRRLREAAGAPQDDTREALLRWSARQTDYVDGTVLFGTPLVGFGLQYGIIQHLEFGAAFSALALGLFYMVLARLLAGRTTGRVLLLVETCLALGVVFGTLAIPLGLDARWTSAAWAVEGAGIYWLGLRQQRPLARIFALLLQAGAALAFLADLRSDPLSLHLLEGAPLGALMLGVALLFSFWNLRNADPQTLRHWEPNVRPALATLGLAFLYLIAPLCLGADGTAMVWAVAGLATLFAGLRLRSRTFLACAFAVQLLGGAIFLLHLRGAEAGGGVLGSGWRGLVAASLIGLALIAGMLIAARDSLVRDDRRLMLGLSVVLLLGLAFINLAVLFVLPWQTAAAVWAGSGLLILWLSLQLQQRAAFVFGLGLQVIGAGAFLFSGPALFGDLPGEGLKPLAHMGFWTPVVLALAALVGAWRLHRASERERRLALAGLGLEQLSQLLLVWGAGWWALTALWEIARFVPAERREHVALLVAAISIGLGSLLARREQWRALALLCLSLVPLSLVALASAWNLQYHPLAALGWLGWVAVFAVHFFTLRRLDALLPRRVAQVAHVLGCWLILGVLALELRYLFFALAEHYNAWRWLGWALVPSLYLILMGGVARLPWPVAAFEREYRAIAAVPVAVALLGWFWLVNLFSDGSAEPLPYLPLLNPLELGMLIVLVAVLQWTRLGLPQLGVAESTLRLPVQAVLGASLFALLTLMVCRAAHHWGGVPFDAFALRESMLVQAGLSIVWALIALGLMIAGHLRGRRDFWLVGAALLVVVVVKLFLVDRASGGSLERIISFIGVGVLMLIVGYFAPLPPRRPTPEPQREQPSA